One part of the Trichoplusia ni isolate ovarian cell line Hi5 chromosome 2, tn1, whole genome shotgun sequence genome encodes these proteins:
- the LOC113505931 gene encoding INO80 complex subunit B, which translates to MVRRQREQSTTEDEIVIDTPPLKKHKRHKHKKHKKRKIENEYDSESSIDVSYEDAVDKSYKMKVKGRDVPGTSAADLLKAQTMKSSSDSRRSIPGSSSSTPPKAPSSKKKKKGRDSGTSSEEERWLDAIKSGKLEEVDEELKKIKPKDPKMMTARQRAMYERGTDKETSPGGEVLLALPSGYKEKVMTEEAIQKAALKSQKRKQLADEKREKDKKKTMDRLLKKQESKNLKYMSKGKPTKKLEPMIVYKNSNKEISLSLPPGVPFPLETKAPIDPPKPVKCGANGCDNLKKYNCSKTGIPLCSLECYKTNLIATQ; encoded by the exons atggTACGAAGACAGCGTGAACAGAGCACCACAGAGGATGAAATAGTAATTg ACACGCCACCgctgaaaaaacataaaaggcACAAGCACAAAAAGCATAAGaagagaaaaatagaaaatgagtACGATAGCGAGTCGTCGATCGACGTATCGTACGAGGACGCGGTCGACAAGTCTTACAAGATGAAGGTGAAGGGCAGAGACGTGCCGGGGACCTCAGCTGCGGACTTACTGAAAGCACAAACCATGAAGTCGTCTTCTGACTCGCGGAGGTCCATACCTGGGTCTTCGTCGAGTACGCCGCCAAAGGCTCCGTCATccaagaaaaagaagaaaggcAGGGACAGTGGGACGTCGAGCGAAGAGGAAAGATGGCTGGATGCTATAAAATCAGGAAAACTGGAAGAG GTGGACGAagaactaaagaaaataaaaccaaaagatCCTAAGATGATGACAGCTAGACAAAGAGCCATGTATGAACGAGGTACCGACAAGGAGACCAGCCCTGGAGGCGAAGTACTCTTGGCCTTACCATCAGGATACAAAGAGAAAGTTATGACAGAGGAAGCCATACAGAAAGCTGCTCTCAAGTCACAGAAACGCAAGCAATTGGCTGATGAGAAAAGggaaaaagataaaaagaaaactatggACAGACTTCTAAAGAAACAAGAatctaaaaatttaaagtaCATGTCTAAAGGGAAACCCACAAAGAAACTTGAGCCTATGATTGTTTATAAGAACAGTAACAAAGAAATCTCACTATCCTTGCCTCCAGGAGTGCCTTTTCCACTGGAGACAAAGGCCCCCATTGATCCACCCAAGCCAGTTAAGTGTGGAGCTAACGGATGtgacaatttgaaaaaatataactgttcCAAAACTGGGATACCTTTATGTAGCTTGGagtgttataaaacaaatttaatagcaacacaataa
- the LOC113505939 gene encoding BTB/POZ domain-containing adapter for CUL3-mediated RhoA degradation protein 3, which yields MSGDHKTLIKGSPSQYVKLNVGGTLFYTTIGTLTKSDNMLRTMFSGRMEVLTDSEGWILIDRCGKHFGTILNYLRDGTVALPDSYREIMELLAEAKYFLIEELTDSCQQALAKKEREAEPICRVPLITSHKEEQLLIMSTSKPVVKLLINRHNNKYSYTSTSDDNLLKNIELFDKLSLRFSGRVLFIKDVIGSNEICCWSFFGHGKKCAEVCCTSIVYATDKKHTKVEFPEARIYEETLGILLYESRNGPDQDLIQATSSRGAVGGLSCTSDEEEERSGLARLRSNKQNNQS from the exons ATGTCGGGCGATCACAAAACGTTGATTAAAGGTAGCCCTTCGCAGTATGTTAAGTTGAATGTGGGCGGGACGCTATTCTACACAACTATTGGCACGCTTACCAAAAGCGATAACATGCTTAGGACGATGTTCAGTGGCAGGATGGAAGTACTCACAGATTCGGAAG GTTGGATACTCATTGATCGTTGCGGAAAGCATTTCGGCACAATACTAAATTACCTGCGCGATGGTACAGTGGCACTGCCAGACAGTTATCGTGAAATAATGGAACTCCTTGCGGAAGCTAAATACTTCCTCATAGAGGAACTGACTGATTCCTGCCAACAAGCATTAGCTAAGAAGGAAAGAGAAGCGGAACCTATCTGCAGAGTTCCCTTGATTACTTCCCATAAAGAAGAACAATTGCTCATAATGTCAACCTCAAAG CCTGTAGTAAAGCTTCTAATAAACAGGCACAATAACAAATATTCCTACACAAGTACATCTGATGATAACCTGTTGAAGAACATAGAATTGTTTGACAAACTATCTCTGCGCTTTAGTGGCCGTGTGCTCTTCATAAAGGATGTGATAGGTTCCAATGAAATCTGTTGCTGGTCATTCTTTGGACATGGCAAGAAATGTGCAGAAGTTTGCTGCACCTCCATTGTGTATGCTACTGACAAAAAGCATACAAAAGTTGAATTCCCAGAAGCTAGAATATATGAAGAGACTCttggaattttattatatgagAGCAGAAATGGTCCTGATCAAGATTTAATACAGGCAACATCATCCCGCGGCGCTGTTGGTGGACTCTCCTGCACTAGTGATGAGGAGGAGGAGCGGTCGGGACTCGCGCGCCTGAGGTCCAATAAGCAGAATAATCAATCTTAG
- the LOC113505948 gene encoding solute carrier family 22 member 21 — MDSFYDRALSEVGHDGSFQVKFDLMYNILFSGLWVMAYNNMILALTIIPHTCKVPKKPENISENLWKFKYIPTIEDATGKSKLSDCLIYTSEENNKTKGCDVYEYDKTWFETTIPSENNWVCENEIHVANVFAYSRISEITGSLFFGWFGDVYGRKPSYIISLTMLIIGRFTSVLGSSSSAIFVVGCVIASFPSWTAVQSASVISIEISSAKRRATITKLRLVAFSFGLSVMPLIYWWFKKWKPFLLITIATQLPFLLFSAKMIESPQWLWITKQPKKCVQTLKRMEKANGTKLKPETEVEILLNEPDISSKSEVVSPLAVFAGRRMATNTILQLLLWISVSVNYNVAIISSAEKSAGNPFLGFAWQSLAEIPGYFVAAWLADRIGRRYTGALSSALITVIWIILAFSEMSDIDFLKNDILISVLWITIRITITVTYYAISLFNMELYPTCLRQLGMSLGNVMSGVAGMSAPYILHLGRRIDARYPSIILIATTIIGGILSSYFLPETLNAKLPETLEEAQRFGHREQRRDVRTKEEAVELSTLTAQQ, encoded by the exons ATGGATTCTTTTTACGATCGCGCTCTTTCGGAAGTGGGCCACGATGGTTCGTTTCAAGTTAAGTTTGACCTAATGTATAACATTTTGTTCTCGGGGTTATGGGTAATGGCCTACAACAATATGATATTAGCATTAACTATAATTCCACATACGTGTAAAGTTCCAAAAAAGCCTGAAAATATCAGCGAAAACTTGTGGAAATTCAAATACATACCGAC AATAGAAGACGCCACAGGGAAAAGTAAATTAAGTGACTGTTTAATTTACACAAGTGAGGAGAATAACAAAACGAAAG GTTGTGATGTTTACGAATATGATAAAACTTGGTTTGAAACAACTATCCCGTCTGAAAATAATTGGGTTTGTGAGAACGAAATACATGTAGCAAATGTTTTTGCTTACAGCAGAATAAGTGAGATAACCGGATCTTTATTTTTCGGATGGTTCGGTGATGT gtacGGTCGTAAGCCCTcgtatattatttcattaaccATGCTTATAATCGGACGATTTACATCGGTATTAGGCAGCTCTTCATCTGCCATATTTGTGGTCGGCTGTGTGATAGCCTCTTTTCCATCATGGACGGCTGTGCAAAGCGCATCTGTGATATCAATAGAAATATCATCCGCTAAACGACGAGCCACAATAACGAAATTAAGATTAGTAGCGTTTAGTTTCGGACTGAGCGTTATGCCATTAATTTACTGGTGGTTTAAAAAATGGaaaccatttttattaattacgaTTGCAACACAGTTGccctttttattgttttctgc GAAGATGATTGAATCTCCACAATGGCTTTGGATAACAAAACAACCTAAAAAATGCGTCCAAACACTGAAAAGAATGGAAAAAGCTAACGGTACCAAATTGAAACCGGAAACGGAAgtggaaatattattaaatgaaccGGATATAAGCAGTAAAAGTGAGGTAGTCAGTCCTCTAGCAGTATTCGCGGGCCGGAGGATGGCCACTAACACTATCTTACAACTATTGCTGtg GATATCTGTATCTGTAAACTACAACGTAGCAATAATCAGTTCTGCTGAAAAGTCTGCTGGGAATCCATTTCTTGGTTTTGCGTGGCAATCTTTAGCTGAGATACCTGGCTATTTTGTAGCAGCATGGCTTGCTGACCGCATTGGCAGAAGATATACGGGAGCCCTGTCATCCGCCTTGATAACTGTCATTTGGATCATTTTAGCTTTTAGTGAGATGA GTGACATAGACTTCTTGAAAAATGATATACTCATCTCAGTTTTATGGATAACAATTCGAATAACGATTACGGTAACATATTATGCAATATCGTTGTTCAATATGGAGCTCTACCCTACATGTCTTAGACAACTCGGGATGTCTCTAGGAAATGTTATGAGCGGTGTTGCTGGCATGTCAGCGCCCTACATTTTACATTTG GGACGCCGTATTGACGCTCGTTATCCAAGTATTATACTGATAGCAACGACTATTATTGGTGGTATACTGTCGTCGTACTTTTTACCCGAAACACTGAATGCAAAATTACCCGAGACACTGGAAGAAGCCCAACGTTTTGGTCATCGAGAGCAGCGAAGAGATGTTAGGACAAAGGAGGAAGCAGTAGAATTAAGCACTCTTACAGcgcaacaataa